The genomic window ACAGATGACAGTGTTTACTGAGGTGCtgattactgtatttattttgatctcggctcattttacattaaaaactgCCCCAAAATTGTGTAAAAGCCCCAATTTTTTAGACAGTGGGGGCAAAAGTTGCCCCCCAGATATACTTTAAATTTCCTTCTCTGCCTTGCCTTACAATTACTTAGAATTTCTATTTCATATTGCATAATATTTGACCACTTTCTGCTTCGttacattttctcttcttcGTTGTTATTTGCTCCGttgcaggaaacacaaacacaggttcatcccaaagaggaaaaaaaatcatcatcatgtttccTGGCAATAAATCAAATAAGCAATTTGGACTCATACTTACATTTcgggggaaaaaacaacagtttaatatattattttatatacactTTACCTTGTTGTCTCCTCCAGAAACAGCCAGTATATTTCCAGTGATGGACCAGCTGACGTGCCAAACAACGTCGTTGAACTTATGGAGCAGTTTGGCCGTCCAGGTGTTGCCTGCAGGGTCGTCACACGTCCAGATAAACACGCGTCCGTCCTGGAAGAACATGGAGAAGAAACTCGTTActatattttgattttgttgacattcatcatcagggaaaaaaaataaaaatcatatgaCAGTAGACAAAACCTCCTCTACAGAAGCTCAATTTAACATAATTACTTCAGGGTACTTAAGAGATTACCAGACTAATCAAGACTTCattcagttatttaaaaaaaacaacaactgctgacaaagaggagaggagtctGGCATGTTAAGGAGctaaaaaaaagtgtctcaGTGTAAAAGTCACATTTCTCATCCCTTCAGTTCCATTAAATCTCACCTGAGAGCAGCTGGCGATGGTGCTGGTGGGAAGACCGATCGAAGGAGCCCAGCCGACGTCTCTCACCCAATCACTGTGAGCCTCCAGCTTCTGATCCTCCTTCCACTGACCGTCTTCCTCTCTGGAGATGGGAAGTGATAATCAGTGACAGTTAAACCATAAACAAATAGACTTTCCTGAATGACAAACTCAGTCAGTGTCAGTCCACCTTAGTAGTTTTCCCAGTGTGTTAAGAAATACTCATATAATGCCTGTAAATGTACTTCTAAAACCCCCCTATTTTCCTTCAGGTTTATAATTTCATCAAAGTAACATCTTTAGATTTGTTCCTTACACTCATCATGTAAGTAATGCAACCTTTtctaaaaactgtaaatgttttggAAGGCTGTATGATGTAAAAGGACACACGGTTTTCCCCATCTTACACTAGTAAAATACTCCACAGGAAGTCTACTGAACAATAACTTACTTCCAGAGTTTGACCAGGTTGTCGCAGCCTCCGGAGACGAAGCGCTTGACGTAGTTTGGTTTCTGTCCTGACGGCTGGTCGATCAGGCTGCCTGGAACCACAGCAGGAGCCCAACTCACTGCATTACAGCCAATCTGCAGGAAATTTACAACTGGATGAATAAACACGATCTGAGAAGAACAGCATGAGTCCAGCTCACTGTATCTGATCCTCATTATGCTCTCAAAGCAAATGTAGACAAACTGCATGACAGAGTAAAGAATGCTGATAGACAGTGTAGCAGACATCTCAAACATTCAAGACAGCATTTCATCtcacacagtgatagaaatgaaatagaaaaattaaattatttcatgtCTTTGAGTGACTAAATTACACAGAACCCTTTGAGAAACTCACAGTATGTGCGTTGCTGATCTTCTTGACGTCCCACTGCTGATCCCCAGTAAACGTGAGAAGGGAAATGGCTCCGTCTGAGCTGCCGCAGGCCAGGATCAGACCAAAGTCATAGGGACCCCAGCAGACTGAGttcactgcagacacacaaaagtAGAGTTAAGAACCAAAGACCAAAGTCTCAAGA from Thunnus maccoyii chromosome 3, fThuMac1.1, whole genome shotgun sequence includes these protein-coding regions:
- the sec13 gene encoding protein SEC13 homolog — protein: MVSVINTVDTSHEDMIHDAQMDYYGTRLATCSSDRTVKIFDVRNGGQILVADLRGHEGPVWQVAWAHPMFGNILASCSYDRKVIIWKEENGAWDKMYEYTGHESSVNSVCWGPYDFGLILACGSSDGAISLLTFTGDQQWDVKKISNAHTIGCNAVSWAPAVVPGSLIDQPSGQKPNYVKRFVSGGCDNLVKLWKEEDGQWKEDQKLEAHSDWVRDVGWAPSIGLPTSTIASCSQDGRVFIWTCDDPAGNTWTAKLLHKFNDVVWHVSWSITGNILAVSGGDNKVTLWKESMDGQWSCISDVSKGQGAVSTITDTQQTEQ